The Aristophania vespae genome contains a region encoding:
- a CDS encoding P-loop NTPase family protein: MTEKPRRTRSTKNTSRKRSSTKNAPSSVQKEASLPLPSLSVTDVLLWHSIPRPLVQAMSGSTIAEGLSKMITFGRLPLIFGKPMALGGASGSGKTLTLAKLAARYALQAQQSDGRIKKPVVLACDKNPGSYVKLASILQGYDVELIQAYHGLMPSIEDKDKRIILVDLPGVCIYSKVGMTEMMEIVNRTQADLSLVIPAGMDPEESTDIAATFRKHGAQSLIASRLEQSGRIGGVITAAACGLRLTYGSYSSHIEAGFAHLTPQILAKRLLILPGQ; the protein is encoded by the coding sequence ATGACAGAAAAACCGAGGCGAACACGCTCAACAAAAAATACATCACGCAAACGCTCATCGACTAAAAACGCACCTTCCTCCGTTCAAAAAGAGGCCTCGCTACCTTTACCAAGCTTGAGTGTAACAGATGTGCTATTATGGCACTCAATCCCTCGGCCACTTGTGCAAGCCATGTCTGGCAGCACAATAGCCGAAGGTCTGAGTAAAATGATTACCTTTGGCCGGCTCCCCTTAATTTTTGGAAAACCTATGGCTTTAGGCGGTGCTTCAGGTTCGGGAAAGACCCTTACTTTAGCCAAACTAGCAGCACGCTACGCATTACAAGCACAGCAATCAGATGGGCGTATTAAGAAACCCGTTGTTTTAGCCTGTGATAAAAACCCAGGAAGCTATGTAAAGCTCGCCTCTATCCTACAAGGATACGATGTCGAACTAATTCAGGCCTATCACGGCTTAATGCCTTCAATTGAAGATAAAGATAAACGCATCATTTTAGTCGATCTACCGGGTGTATGTATTTATTCCAAAGTTGGAATGACAGAAATGATGGAAATCGTAAATAGAACACAAGCAGATCTGTCCCTCGTTATTCCTGCTGGGATGGATCCAGAAGAATCTACGGATATTGCTGCTACTTTCAGAAAGCATGGCGCGCAATCTTTAATCGCTAGTCGCCTTGAGCAATCAGGAAGAATAGGAGGGGTTATCACAGCGGCCGCCTGTGGCCTGAGACTTACTTACGGAAGCTACTCTTCGCATATTGAAGCCGGCTTTGCACATTTGACACCCCAAATTCTTGCAAAGCGGCTTCTCATTTTGCCTGGACAGTAA